ATGACGGCAAGGCCCTTATCAAGCAATTACTGGCTGGTGCCAATGCAGTTCAGCTTGCTTCCACCCTTTATCATCACGGGCCTGAATATATCTCTGTTATGCTTGGTGAACTTAAACAATGGATGGAATATCATGAGTTTAATTCTATTGATGATTTCAGGGGAAAGCTGAGTTTTTCGAAAGCACACGATCCGGCTGCCTATGAACGTGTTCAGTTTATGAAAAATTTCAGGAAGTTCAGAAGATAATTGATTCTGAGCGATTTGCTGAGATAATTATTCCTTTTACAAAGTTTTTACATAGCACCTTTTCCTTTTGTGCTGAATATGATCATAATTTTTCCAGTTTTGGATGGCTTTGATATTGGTTTCAAAAATTCCCGTGGTTTCAACGGCTTCGACACCCAACTTATTGATTTCCTTTTGAAGCTCTGTCATCAGTAAAGCGGCCACACCCTGTCCCTGCTGTTCATTTTTGATACCTGTCAGCATCAGGTCAACTACTTTAGGATGTTTCATTTGTCTCATAATATGAAGAAAACCAAAGGGATAGAGCCTTCCTTTTGCTTTTTGCATGGCTTCTGAAAGTGAGGGAAAACCAAGAATAAAACCAACCACTTCATTGTCTTTGTTTAAAATAATTTTTACCAGTTTGGGATTCAGCAGGTTAAAATATTTTTCAGTATAATACCGAATCATTTTATCATTCAGAGGAATGACATAAGGGAGCTCGCTGAATGCTTCATTCAGAACTTTAAACACCATTTCTCCGTAAGGTTTCAGCTCTTTTGAGCTTTTGAAATGAAGGATATGAAATCCATAACGTTGTTTGACCACCTCATTGATTTTCAGCACTTTTTCAGGAATTTCCGTGAGTGGGAACAGGCGGAATTCAATCCAGTCATTTTCCTTTTCATAGCCAAAATCTTCGAGGTACTGGTAGTAATAAGGCTGATGATACACAGAGCCAATCGAGGGCAGGTGTTCAAATCCTTCCACAAGGAGTCCCTGAAGATCAAGGTTGGAGAAGCCTAAGGGCCCGTGAATGGCTTTCATCCCTTTTTCACGTACCCAGTTTTCAGCAGTGGTGATCAAAGCCTCAAATACTTCTCTTTCGTCAAAGAATTCAAGGCGGGTAAACCTGCCTTTTTTTTCTCCTGTCTTTTCATTATAAGAAGGATTGATGATGGCACCGATTCGTCCCATACATTTCCCGTTTTTAAAAGCAAGCCAGAATTTTGCTTCCGTGAATTCAAATGCCGGATTAAAGGAGGGATCAATGGAATGGACTTCTGCCTTTTTTAAAGGTGGTACCCAAAACCTGTTGTTTTTGTAAATTTCAAACTGGACATTAACAAAACTTTTACGGTCGGATAATGTCTTAACTTCCTTTATTTCAACTGTCATGATTTTAATTCCTTTAAAAATGTGTTACAAAGTTATTTGCACTCCCAAATTCTGCAAATCTTTTTTATCTTTCAGGTCAGTGGGCATCCAGCCAGTTCATCCCTTTTCCGATATCCACGATTAAAGGTACTTTCAGCCTGACGACATTTTCCATCCCTTCCCTGACCAGCTCGGTTACTACTTCGTATTCATCCTGTATGACATCAAAAACCAGTTCATCATGTACCTGCATGATCATCAACGATTTAAGTTTTTCTTTTTTAAAAGTGTCATGAATTTTAATCATGGCTAATTTAATGATATCGGCAGCTGTTCCCTGCACAGGGGCATTGATGGCGTTTCTTTCGGCAAAAGCACGCTGCATGGCATTTACCGAATTGATGTCTCTCAGATATCTCCTTCTGCCAAACAATGTTTCGGCATACCCTGATTTTCTTGCTTTTTCGATGCTTTCCTGCATGTAATTTTTAATACCCGGAAAGCTCTTAAAATAGTTATCAATTATTTCTGAGGCCTCTTTTTTAGAAATGCCAAGTCTTTGGGCAAGCCCCCAGGAAGAAATACCATAGATTATTCCAAAATTAACCTCCTTGGCCTTTCTCCGCATATCGGAATTAACCTCTTCAGATTTTACTCCAAACACCTTTGCGGCTGTGGAAGTATGAATGTCTTTGCCTGTCCTGAAGGCTTCAATCATGGCTTCGTCATTGCTGACATGAGCCACCACACGGAGTTCAATCTGAGAATAGTCGGCAGACAAAATTAATCTCTCAGGCTGTCGCGGGATAAAAGCTTTTCTGATTAACCTGCCTCGTTCCGTGCGAACCGGAATATTCTGAAGATTGGGATTGCGCGAGCTTAACCTGCCGGTAGATGCTACCGCCTGTTCGTATGAAGTGTGTATCATACCTGAAACAGGATTGACAAGGCCGGGGAGAGCATCCGAATAAGTTGATTTAAGCTTCTGAATTTCACGATATTCAAGTATAACGCCAGCTATTTCATGTTTTTCGGCCAGACGTGTCAACACTTCTTCATTGGTGGAAAACTGCCCGCTTTTTTTTGTTTTCTTTGCATCAGGATCAAGTTTTAGTACATTAAACAATACATGCCCGAGCTGTTGGGGAGAATTCAGGTTAAAGCTCATTCCACAAAGCCTGAAAACCTTTTCTTCCAGAGCTTTCAGCTCATTCTGAAGCTCAGCGGACAATGCGGCAAGTATTTCACTGCTGATTTTAACCCCGTGATATTCCATCTCCGCCAGAACACTTACCAGCGGAATTTCAATATTGTGAAATAGATGGTGGTACTTTTCTTCAATCTCTTTTGAAAACAATTCATAAAGCTTAATATTCAGAAATGCAAATTGCCCGGGATTATCGGCAGGATGGCTACCTGAGACAAACTGATGGTGGAGATAATTCTCACAAAGACGGTTAAAATCGTGACTACTCTCCGAATCAATCAGATAGTGTGCAATGAGATTGTCAAACAAAAAACCATTGAATTCCAATCCGTTCGATTTCAGCAGCATGATGTCTTTCTTAAAATCATAGGCAATCAGCGTAATATCCTGAGCAGATAAAATTTCCTGCAGCATTTCTTTTGTTTCTTCTTGATAATCAAACAAATAAGCTTTTTCCTGATTGAAAGAAACAGCAAATGCCTTAATTTCTGATGTAAAGAGTTTGTCGTCAGTGTATTGGATCGCAAGGCTTAAAAACTTACTTTTCTTTAATAAAAAACGGATATGTTCGGTTTCCTTGTCTCCAGTATGAACATGAATGATCTGAATCATGGAGGGAGATTGATGATTCGGGTAGGTGGTAAATAGGTCCCCTTGTACTTCTATGCCTTCTTTTGATTTTATTTCCGGTTCTTTTCCCAGCATTCTTCTGGAAAGATTTTTAAATTCGAGCTCTCCGAAAATTTCCTCCAGTCTGCTTTTATCCCATTCTTTAACAGCAAAGGCTTTTTCATCCAATATTACAGGGGCATCGGTCATTAATTTGGCCAGTTGGTAAGAAATTCTTGCCTGTTCAGCATAGGTTTCCAGATTTTCCTTGATTTTACCTTTCAGCTCATGTGTGTGTGCCAGCAGGTTTTCAAGGCTGCCATACTGATTGATCAGGCTTTGAGCAGTTTTGGGGCCAATGCCCGGAACTCCGGGAATATTATCTACTGCATCCCCGGTAAGACTTTGAATATCAATTACCTGCTCAACTTTTTCAATGCCAAACTCTTTCAAAACCCTTTGTGTGTCCCATATTTCAACTTCTTTGGAACCACGTCCGGGTTTATAGATAAAAATATGATCATCAACAAGTTGTGAATAGTCTTTGTCGGGTGTTACCATATACACAAGGCTGTTAACCCTGTCTGCTTGTTTGACCAGAGTAGCGATGATGTCATCGGCTTCATAGCCCGGCATTTCGAGAACAGCAATGTTCATGGCCTGTAAAATTTGTTTGATAACCGGAATGGCAAAGGTGATGTCTTCAGGTTGTTTATCACGGTTAGCCTTGTATGCTGTAAAGTCCTCATGCCTGACGGTAGGTTCATAAGAGTCGAAAGCAGCTGCAATATGTGTGGGCTTTTCCTTTTCAATAATTTCAAGCAATGAATTGACAAAACCAAAAATAGCTGATGTATTTTGTCCTTTGGAATTGATTCTTGGATTATTGATAAAAGCAAAGTGTGCACGGTAAATTAAAGCAAGAGAATCGATCAGAAATATTTTCTTTTTTGCGTTTACGTCTGTCATTACCTGTTTGATTTAAAGTGTAAAGATAGGTCATCCGGTGTTAACTTTGCAGGCAGTTAAAAAACCTTCGTTAAATTGAAATTAATCTAATGTCTGAAACAGATATAAAAGCTATCAGAGAACAGTTCCCGGTTTTGCAACAAAAGATAAACGGCTTCCCGCTGGTATATTTCGACAATGCTGCGTCCACACAGAAGCCGATGAGTGTCATTAACCGCATTTCCGGATATTATCTTACCACCCATGCCAATGTTCACAGGGGGAACCATTACCTTAGTCAGAAGGCAACAGAAGAGTTTGAAGAGGCAAGGAAAACAGTTCAAAGTTTTATAAATGCTCAAAAAACGGAAGAAATTATATTTACGAGAGGGACAACAGAGTCAATTAATCTGATTGCTTACGTATTTGGGAAAAAATATTTCTTACCCGAAGATGAAATCATCATCACTGAAATGGAGCATCATTCCAACATTGTTCCCTGGCAAATCATGGCTGAAGAAAGAAAGGCCGGGATTAAGGTTGCCGCGATAAATTCGTCCGGAGAGCTGGATGTCAGCCATTTGAAGAGTCTTGTTAATGAAAGAACAAAATTGATAGCTATTACCCACATTTCGAATACATTAGGCAGCATCAATCCGGTAAAAGAAATTATTTCTTTTGCCCATCAACATCAAATACCGGTACTCCTTGACGGTGCACAGGCTATTCCTCATCTGAAAGTAAATGTTCAGGAGCTTGATTGTGATTTTTATTGTTTTTCAGGGCATAAAGTGTATGGGCCTACCGGGATCGGAGTTTTGTACGGAAAGGCAAAATGGTTGGCAGAATTACCACCCTATCAGGGCGGGGGTGAAATGATAGAAACGGTAACCTTTGAAAAAACAACTTATAACAAGCCTCCTTTTAAGTTTGAAGCGGGAACTCCCGATATTGCAGGAGCGATTGGCCTTGCAGAAGCCCTCAGGTTTGTTGAGGCAATAGGATCAGAAAATATTGGCAGGCATGAGGAAGAGCTGTTGAAATATGCCACGGAAAAAATCAATGAAATGGGTGGCATCAGAATAATTGGTACTGCCAGAGAAAAAGCAGGAGTTATTTCTTTTGTTCACAAACATATTCATCCGGGTGATATTGGTGTATTACTTGATAAGATGGGCGTTGCTGTCAGGGTTGGGAGTCATTGCACGGAGCCACTGATGAGAAAATACGGCCTGCCCGGTACTGTCAGAGCCTCTTTTGCTATTTACAATACGGTTGAAGAGGTTGATGTCTTTATTTCTTCTCTGAAAAAGGCTATCAA
The sequence above is a segment of the Sphingobacteriales bacterium genome. Coding sequences within it:
- a CDS encoding GNAT family N-acetyltransferase, with protein sequence MTVEIKEVKTLSDRKSFVNVQFEIYKNNRFWVPPLKKAEVHSIDPSFNPAFEFTEAKFWLAFKNGKCMGRIGAIINPSYNEKTGEKKGRFTRLEFFDEREVFEALITTAENWVREKGMKAIHGPLGFSNLDLQGLLVEGFEHLPSIGSVYHQPYYYQYLEDFGYEKENDWIEFRLFPLTEIPEKVLKINEVVKQRYGFHILHFKSSKELKPYGEMVFKVLNEAFSELPYVIPLNDKMIRYYTEKYFNLLNPKLVKIILNKDNEVVGFILGFPSLSEAMQKAKGRLYPFGFLHIMRQMKHPKVVDLMLTGIKNEQQGQGVAALLMTELQKEINKLGVEAVETTGIFETNIKAIQNWKNYDHIQHKRKRCYVKTL
- a CDS encoding cysteine desulfurase — translated: MSETDIKAIREQFPVLQQKINGFPLVYFDNAASTQKPMSVINRISGYYLTTHANVHRGNHYLSQKATEEFEEARKTVQSFINAQKTEEIIFTRGTTESINLIAYVFGKKYFLPEDEIIITEMEHHSNIVPWQIMAEERKAGIKVAAINSSGELDVSHLKSLVNERTKLIAITHISNTLGSINPVKEIISFAHQHQIPVLLDGAQAIPHLKVNVQELDCDFYCFSGHKVYGPTGIGVLYGKAKWLAELPPYQGGGEMIETVTFEKTTYNKPPFKFEAGTPDIAGAIGLAEALRFVEAIGSENIGRHEEELLKYATEKINEMGGIRIIGTAREKAGVISFVHKHIHPGDIGVLLDKMGVAVRVGSHCTEPLMRKYGLPGTVRASFAIYNTVEEVDVFISSLKKAIKMLS
- the polA gene encoding DNA polymerase I; the protein is MTDVNAKKKIFLIDSLALIYRAHFAFINNPRINSKGQNTSAIFGFVNSLLEIIEKEKPTHIAAAFDSYEPTVRHEDFTAYKANRDKQPEDITFAIPVIKQILQAMNIAVLEMPGYEADDIIATLVKQADRVNSLVYMVTPDKDYSQLVDDHIFIYKPGRGSKEVEIWDTQRVLKEFGIEKVEQVIDIQSLTGDAVDNIPGVPGIGPKTAQSLINQYGSLENLLAHTHELKGKIKENLETYAEQARISYQLAKLMTDAPVILDEKAFAVKEWDKSRLEEIFGELEFKNLSRRMLGKEPEIKSKEGIEVQGDLFTTYPNHQSPSMIQIIHVHTGDKETEHIRFLLKKSKFLSLAIQYTDDKLFTSEIKAFAVSFNQEKAYLFDYQEETKEMLQEILSAQDITLIAYDFKKDIMLLKSNGLEFNGFLFDNLIAHYLIDSESSHDFNRLCENYLHHQFVSGSHPADNPGQFAFLNIKLYELFSKEIEEKYHHLFHNIEIPLVSVLAEMEYHGVKISSEILAALSAELQNELKALEEKVFRLCGMSFNLNSPQQLGHVLFNVLKLDPDAKKTKKSGQFSTNEEVLTRLAEKHEIAGVILEYREIQKLKSTYSDALPGLVNPVSGMIHTSYEQAVASTGRLSSRNPNLQNIPVRTERGRLIRKAFIPRQPERLILSADYSQIELRVVAHVSNDEAMIEAFRTGKDIHTSTAAKVFGVKSEEVNSDMRRKAKEVNFGIIYGISSWGLAQRLGISKKEASEIIDNYFKSFPGIKNYMQESIEKARKSGYAETLFGRRRYLRDINSVNAMQRAFAERNAINAPVQGTAADIIKLAMIKIHDTFKKEKLKSLMIMQVHDELVFDVIQDEYEVVTELVREGMENVVRLKVPLIVDIGKGMNWLDAH